A stretch of the Cyprinus carpio isolate SPL01 chromosome B4, ASM1834038v1, whole genome shotgun sequence genome encodes the following:
- the glipr1a gene encoding GLIPR1-like protein 1: MSEYLHLLISVTVLLGLVSCEPVFDITDPAFIQECVSEHNRHRANVNPEAANMRYMTWDEGLAVTARAWARFCIFKHNIHLKEVRRVHPTFTSVGENIWAGTPYSSFKPESAVMLWNNEDKDYNYDTKQCSKVCGHYTQIVWADSYKVGCAAQACPNGVAETRFSTVPGIIFVCNYATAGNYAGVSPYKRGASCSGCKQETCRAKLCQNSTRDALQSKCLLLISQSAQNALHSQLQMSECHIFNRCLYLHSTL, translated from the exons ATGAGTGAATATCTTCACCTACTGATCTCTGTCACGGTTCTGCTAGGTCTGGTTTCCTGCGAGCCGGTCTTTGATATCACGGATCCAGCGTTCATTCAGGAATGCGTGAGCGAACACAACAGGCACCGCGCCAACGTGAACCCAGAGGCCGCAAACATGCGCTACATG acgTGGGATGAAGGCCTGGCAGTGACGGCGCGGGCCTGGGCCAGATTCTGCATCTTTAAACATAACATTCACCTCAAGGAGGTGAGAAGGGTACATCCCACATTCACATCTGTGGGAGAAAACATCTGGGCAGGAACGCCGTACTCCTCATTCAAACCTGAATCTGCAGTGATGTTGTGGAATAACGAGGACAAAGATTACAATTACGATACAAAGCAGTGCTCAAAAGTATGCGGCCACTACACACAG ATTGTCTGGGCAGATTCGTACAAGGTTGGTTGCGCCGCACAAGCGTGTCCCAATGGTGTGGCTGAAACACGCTTCTCAACAGTGCCTGGAatcatttttgtgtgcaattaTGCGACAGC AGGAAATTATGCAGGTGTATCTCCGTACAAAAGAGGCGCCTCATGCAGCGGCTGCAAACAAGAGACATGTAGAGCCAAACTCTGTC AAAACTCCACCCGCGATGCGCTGCAGAGTAAGTGTCTCCTCCTGATCTCTCAGTCAGCCCAAAATGCACTCCATTCACAATtacaaatgtctgaatgtcacatCTTTAACAGGTGTCTGTATCTGCACTCAACACTTTGA
- the krr1 gene encoding KRR1 small subunit processome component homolog isoform X2: protein MAAPAESTSKTPTNKKQKKNKHTDETELLTVPDGWKEPKFARVDNPRGLLEESSFATLFPKYREAYLKQCWPLVQKALGDVFISATLDLIEGSITVNTTKKTFDPYAILRARDLIKLLARSVPFEQAVRILEDDMACDIIKIGTLVRNRERFVKRRQRLIGPKGSTLKALELLTSCYVMVQGSTVSALGPYSGLKEVRKVVLDTMKNIHPIYNIKTLMIKRELANDPELRTQSWERFLPNFRHKSLSKRKQPKKKTVKKEYTPFPPPQPESKIDKELATGEFFLRESEKRRQKMNEIKAKQAEALSKRQEQRQKAFIPPKEKPAVKKSKAATGENKIDIQAIKEKVKKAKSKKLGAPPVNPETPSAKDGKRKKVKS from the exons ATGGCGGCTCCCGCAGAAAGCACGAGTAAAAcgccaacaaataaaaaacagaaaaaaaacaaacacacag ATGAGACTGAACTGCTGACGGTTCCAGACGGCTGGAAGGAGCCTAAGTTCGCCCGGGTGGACAATCCCAGAGGTCTGCTGGAGGAGAGCAGTTTCGCCACACTCTTCCCCAAGTACAGAGAGGCGTACCTGAAGCAGTGCTGGCCGCTGGTGCAGAAAGCTCTCGGAGATGTT TTCATCAGTGCCACACTGGACCTGATTGAAGGCAGCATAACGGTGAACACAACAAAGAAAACTTTTGACCCCTATGCTATCCTCAGAGCGAGGGATCTCATCAAGTTATTGGCTAGAAGTGTGCCGTTTGAACAG GCTGTTAGGATACTCGAAGACGACATGGCATGTGACATTATTAAAATTGGGACTCTTGTGCGAAACAGAGAGCGTTTTGTGAAGAGACGACAGAGACTGATCGGCCCCAAGGGCTCCACGCTAAAG GCTCTAGAGCTGCTGACCAGCTGTTACGTGATGGTTCAGGGAAGCACCGTTTCTGCTCTCGGCCCGTACAGCGGCCTCAAGGAG GTACGGAAAGTGGTGCTGGACACAATGAAGAATATTCACCCCATTTACAACATAAAG ACGTTAATGATCAAGCGAGAGCTGGCGAACGACCCGGAGCTGCGCACTCAGAGCTGGGAGAGATTCCTGCCCAACTTCCGCCATAAGAGTCTCTCCAAACGCAAGCAGCCCAAGAAGAAGACGGTGAAGAAGGAGTACACGCCGTTCCCCCCGCCGCAGCCCGAGAGCAAG ATTGATAAGGAGCTGGCGACCGGCGAGTTCTTCCTGCGAGAGAGCGAGAAGAGACGCCAGAAGATGAATGAAATTAAG GCGAAACAGGCTGAAGCTTTATCCAAGAGACAAGAGCAGCGGCAGAAAGCTTTCATTCCTCCTAAAGAGAAGCCAGCTGTGAAGAAGAGCAAAGCAG CAACTGGTGAAAACAAAATTGATATTCAAGCCATTAAAGAAAAAGTGAAGAAAGCGAAAAGTAAAAAGCTGGGAGCTCCTCCTGTAAACCCCGAGACACCTTCAGCGAAAGACGGCAAGCGGAAGAAAGTCAAGAGCTAA
- the krr1 gene encoding KRR1 small subunit processome component homolog isoform X1 → MAAPAESTSKTPTNKKQKKNKHTDETELLTVPDGWKEPKFARVDNPRGLLEESSFATLFPKYREAYLKQCWPLVQKALGDVFISATLDLIEGSITVNTTKKTFDPYAILRARDLIKLLARSVPFEQKSRLIRPGNIFPVFNCPILAVRILEDDMACDIIKIGTLVRNRERFVKRRQRLIGPKGSTLKALELLTSCYVMVQGSTVSALGPYSGLKEVRKVVLDTMKNIHPIYNIKTLMIKRELANDPELRTQSWERFLPNFRHKSLSKRKQPKKKTVKKEYTPFPPPQPESKIDKELATGEFFLRESEKRRQKMNEIKAKQAEALSKRQEQRQKAFIPPKEKPAVKKSKAATGENKIDIQAIKEKVKKAKSKKLGAPPVNPETPSAKDGKRKKVKS, encoded by the exons ATGGCGGCTCCCGCAGAAAGCACGAGTAAAAcgccaacaaataaaaaacagaaaaaaaacaaacacacag ATGAGACTGAACTGCTGACGGTTCCAGACGGCTGGAAGGAGCCTAAGTTCGCCCGGGTGGACAATCCCAGAGGTCTGCTGGAGGAGAGCAGTTTCGCCACACTCTTCCCCAAGTACAGAGAGGCGTACCTGAAGCAGTGCTGGCCGCTGGTGCAGAAAGCTCTCGGAGATGTT TTCATCAGTGCCACACTGGACCTGATTGAAGGCAGCATAACGGTGAACACAACAAAGAAAACTTTTGACCCCTATGCTATCCTCAGAGCGAGGGATCTCATCAAGTTATTGGCTAGAAGTGTGCCGTTTGAACAG aaatcgagactcatcagaccaggcaacatttttccagtcttcaactgtccaattttg GCTGTTAGGATACTCGAAGACGACATGGCATGTGACATTATTAAAATTGGGACTCTTGTGCGAAACAGAGAGCGTTTTGTGAAGAGACGACAGAGACTGATCGGCCCCAAGGGCTCCACGCTAAAG GCTCTAGAGCTGCTGACCAGCTGTTACGTGATGGTTCAGGGAAGCACCGTTTCTGCTCTCGGCCCGTACAGCGGCCTCAAGGAG GTACGGAAAGTGGTGCTGGACACAATGAAGAATATTCACCCCATTTACAACATAAAG ACGTTAATGATCAAGCGAGAGCTGGCGAACGACCCGGAGCTGCGCACTCAGAGCTGGGAGAGATTCCTGCCCAACTTCCGCCATAAGAGTCTCTCCAAACGCAAGCAGCCCAAGAAGAAGACGGTGAAGAAGGAGTACACGCCGTTCCCCCCGCCGCAGCCCGAGAGCAAG ATTGATAAGGAGCTGGCGACCGGCGAGTTCTTCCTGCGAGAGAGCGAGAAGAGACGCCAGAAGATGAATGAAATTAAG GCGAAACAGGCTGAAGCTTTATCCAAGAGACAAGAGCAGCGGCAGAAAGCTTTCATTCCTCCTAAAGAGAAGCCAGCTGTGAAGAAGAGCAAAGCAG CAACTGGTGAAAACAAAATTGATATTCAAGCCATTAAAGAAAAAGTGAAGAAAGCGAAAAGTAAAAAGCTGGGAGCTCCTCCTGTAAACCCCGAGACACCTTCAGCGAAAGACGGCAAGCGGAAGAAAGTCAAGAGCTAA
- the LOC109081729 gene encoding cytochrome P450 2J4-like has protein sequence MNLLHLYEWIDIKGVFIFSCVFLLLSDYIRNKAPKNFPPGPWSLPFIGDLHHIENGRIHLQFSQFAEKYGKIFSLRILGSRIVVLDGYKLVKEVYLTHDDSLAGRPILPLFYDIVGDKGLVAATGYKWKQQRRFALSTLRNFGVGKKSLEPSISLECCILNEAVSNEQGRPFDPRSLLSNAVANVICVLVFGHRFEYSDNGFQSLLKNINEAVYLQGGFCAQLYNMFPRLMRQVPGPHQKIFTLWREVIDFVREKVNAHRVDYDPSNPRDYIDCFLGEMENLKGDTAAGFDVEDLCFCTLDLFGAGTETTSTTLYWGLLYMVKYSEIQAKVQEEIDRVVGGSRQLSLSDKENMPYTNAVIHEIQRIGNIIPMNVARATVEDIKIGKYSIPKGTIVTGNLTSVLFDESEWETPHRFNPGHFLDAEGQFRRRDAFLPFSLGKRVCLGEQLARMELFIIFSSLLQRFTFSSPAGVEPSLDFKLGATHAPQPYELCAVPR, from the exons ATGAACCTTTTGCACCTTTACGAGTGGATCGACATCAaaggtgtttttatattttcgtgtgtgtttttattgctgAGTGATTATATCAGAAATAAAGCGCCGAAGAACTTTCCTCCTGGACCGTGGTCTTTGCCGTTTATAGGAGACCTTCATCATATCGAAAACGGCAGGATTCATCTTCAGTTCTCACAG tttgcAGAAAAATACGGCAAGATTTTCAGCCTTAGGATTCTCGGGTCAAGAATTGTTGTGTTGGATGGATATAAACTCGTGAAGGAGGTGTATTTAACACATGATGACAGCCTTGCAGGTCGACCGATCTTACCTTTATTTTATGACATCGTTGGAGACAAAG GTTTAGTTGCAGCCACAGGCTATAAATGGAAGCAACAGAGAAGATTTGCTCTCTCAACCCTTCGGAACTTCGGAGTGGGAAAGAAAAGCCTGGAGCCGTCCATCAGTCTTGAATGTTGCATTCTGAATGAGGCCGTTTCAAATGAACAAG GCCGACCCTTTGACCCTCGCTCACTGCTGAGCAATGCTGTCGCAAATGTgatctgtgtgcttgtgtttggtCATCGATTCGAGTACAGTGACAATGGCTTTCAGTCTCTGTTGAAGAACATCAATGAAGCGGTGTATCTGCAAGGAGGCTTCTGTGCTCag cTGTATAACATGTTTCCACGGCTCATGCGGCAAGTGCCTGGACCGCATCAGAAAATTTTTACTCTGTGGCGGGAGGTGATTGACTTTGTTCGAGAGAAGGTGAACGCACACAGAGTGGATTATGATCCATCAAATCCTCGGGACTACATTGACTGCTTCCTTGGAGAGATGGAAAAT CTTAAAGGCGACACAGCCGCTGGATTTGATGTGGAAGACTTGTGCTTCTGTACTCTGGATCTGTTTGGAGCGGGAACTGAGACCACCTCCACCACTCTGTACTGGGGTCTTCTCTACATGGTAAAATATTCAGAGATACAGG CCAAAGTTCAGGAGGAGATTGATCGTGTTGTGGGAGGGTCACGGCAGCTATCTTTATCAGACAAAGAAAACATGCCCTACACTAATGCTGTCATTCATGAGATACAGAGAATTGGAAATATTATCCCAATGAATGTGGCCCGGGCTACTGTGGAAGATATTAAGATAGGAAAATACTCCATTCCAAAG GGCACAATAGTGACCGGCAATTTGACATCAGTGCTGTTTGATGAGTCCGAGTGGGAGACGCCTCACCGTTTTAACCCGGGTCACTTCCTGGATGCAGAGGGCCAATTTAGGAGAAGAGATGCCTTTTTACCTTTTTCTCTAG GAAAGAGAGTGTGTCTTGGGGAGCAGCTGGCACGGATGGAGCTGTTCATCATCTTCTCCTCTCTGCTGCAGCGCTTCACTTTCTCTTCACCAGCGGGTGTGGAGCCCAGCTTGGATTTTAAACTGGGGGCCACTCACGCTCCCCAGCCATATGAGTTATGTGCAGTCCCACGCTAA